A window from Bufo bufo chromosome 1, aBufBuf1.1, whole genome shotgun sequence encodes these proteins:
- the LOC120983827 gene encoding galectin-related protein-like: MTDICTNGEKYVGDIKGGMKPAMKITIMGVVDVGPKSFTVSLLCSPEDDEEDVALLLTVNFQDRSIIRNAKFAGIWGAAEKQIPYFPFTPRNNFKMEILCEHQQMRVLLDGQGLCDFTHRVPQLKAVTGLRVTGDIKLTKVA; the protein is encoded by the exons GGAGAAAAATATGTTGGTGATATCAAAGGAGGGATGAAACCAGCCATGAAGATCACCATCATGGGAGTTGTAGACGTCGGACCCAAGAG CTTTACAGTCAGTTTGCTGTGCAGTCCCGAAGATGATGAGGAAGACGTGGCTCTCCTACTGACAGTCAACTTCCAAGACAGATCTATAATCCGAAATGCCAAGTTTGCAGGAATTTGGGGTGCAGCAGAGAAACAAATTCCATATTTCCCCTTCACTCCTAGAAACAACTTTAAG ATGGAGATCCTCTGTGAGCACCAACAGATGCGGGTTCTCTTAGATGGACAAGGACTCTGCGACTTCACACATCGTGTCCCACAGCTCAAAGCAGTGACGGGTCTTAGGGTCACAGGAGACATTAAACTTACAAAGGTGGCATAA